The following are from one region of the Actinopolyspora halophila DSM 43834 genome:
- a CDS encoding CoA-acylating methylmalonate-semialdehyde dehydrogenase, whose protein sequence is MTSESSAPRTLPHWVGNEPWEGSAARTGEVVDPATGRGRLHVRLAEPADVDAAVEAARAAFPGWRDTSLTRRTQVLFRFRELLAERKGELAEIITAEHGKVLDDALGEISRGLEVVEFACGLGHLLKGEMTDNASTGVDVHSLRQPLGPVAVVSPFNFPAMVPMWFFPLAIAAGNTVVLKPSEKDPSAANWLAELWAEAGLPPGVFNVLHGEGDAVDGLLRHSAVKAVSFVGSTPIARHVYETATAHGKRVQALGGAKNHMLVLPDADLDQAADAAVNAGFGSAGERCMAVSALVAIDSVADELVDRVREKVGGLRVGDGRRGTDMGPLVTGEHRDRVADYVRTGVAEGAELVVDGREVTPEASGEGFWLGPTLFDHVTPEMSVYTDEIFGPVLSVLRVSSYDEALELINANPYGNGVALFTNDGRTARHFQREVEVGMVGINVPIPVPVAYYSFGGWKASLFGDTHAYGTEGVHFFTRGKAVTTRWPEPEQQQVGLGFPQNT, encoded by the coding sequence ATGACTTCCGAGTCCTCCGCCCCGCGCACCTTGCCGCACTGGGTGGGCAACGAGCCGTGGGAGGGGTCCGCCGCGCGGACCGGCGAGGTCGTCGACCCGGCGACCGGTCGGGGGCGGCTGCACGTGCGGCTGGCCGAGCCCGCCGATGTGGACGCGGCCGTGGAAGCGGCGCGGGCCGCTTTCCCCGGCTGGCGCGACACCTCCCTCACCCGGCGCACGCAGGTTCTCTTCCGGTTCCGCGAGCTGCTCGCCGAGCGCAAGGGTGAACTGGCCGAGATCATCACCGCCGAGCACGGCAAGGTGCTCGACGACGCGCTCGGCGAGATCTCCCGCGGGTTGGAGGTCGTGGAGTTCGCCTGCGGACTGGGGCACCTGCTCAAGGGCGAGATGACCGACAACGCCTCCACCGGGGTGGACGTGCACTCGCTGCGGCAGCCGCTGGGGCCGGTGGCCGTGGTCAGCCCGTTCAACTTCCCGGCCATGGTGCCGATGTGGTTCTTCCCGCTGGCGATCGCGGCGGGCAACACCGTGGTGCTCAAGCCGAGCGAGAAGGATCCGTCCGCGGCGAACTGGTTGGCCGAGCTGTGGGCCGAGGCCGGTCTTCCGCCGGGGGTGTTCAACGTGCTGCACGGCGAGGGGGACGCGGTCGACGGGCTGTTGCGGCACTCCGCGGTCAAGGCCGTCTCGTTCGTCGGGTCCACGCCGATCGCGCGCCACGTCTACGAGACGGCGACCGCGCACGGCAAGCGGGTCCAGGCACTCGGCGGGGCCAAGAACCACATGCTCGTGCTGCCCGACGCCGATCTCGACCAGGCGGCCGACGCGGCGGTCAACGCCGGGTTCGGTTCCGCCGGGGAGCGGTGCATGGCCGTCAGCGCTCTCGTGGCGATCGACTCGGTCGCCGACGAGCTCGTGGACAGGGTCCGGGAGAAGGTCGGTGGGCTCCGCGTCGGTGACGGCAGGCGTGGCACCGACATGGGGCCGCTGGTCACCGGGGAGCACCGCGACCGGGTCGCCGACTACGTGCGGACCGGTGTCGCGGAGGGAGCGGAACTCGTCGTCGACGGGCGCGAGGTCACTCCGGAGGCCTCCGGCGAGGGATTCTGGCTCGGGCCCACCCTGTTCGATCACGTCACCCCGGAGATGTCGGTCTACACCGACGAGATCTTCGGCCCGGTGCTGTCGGTGCTGCGGGTGTCCTCCTACGACGAGGCGCTCGAGCTGATCAACGCCAACCCCTACGGCAACGGGGTCGCGCTGTTCACCAACGACGGCCGCACCGCGCGGCACTTCCAGCGCGAGGTGGAGGTCGGCATGGTCGGCATCAACGTGCCGATCCCCGTGCCCGTGGCCTACTACTCCTTCGGTGGTTGGAAGGCCTCGTTGTTCGGTGACACGCACGCCTACGGCACGGAGGGGGTGCACTTCTTCACCCGCGGCAAGGCCGTCACCACGCGCTGGCCCGAGCCCGAGCAGCAGCAGGTCGGTCTCGGTTTCCCGCAGAACACGTGA
- a CDS encoding PucR family transcriptional regulator ligand-binding domain-containing protein, protein MVRQLTVSDIVALSLVQEALPEVVSPATADRPVRWVHVSELEELSALLKGGELILTTGIGIGHTDAEQRDYLRNLDRAGAAGLVIELGRQFDQPPRGLARAAEELAFPLVVLHRPLRFVALTEAVHARIIDEQVERLSFSERVHRTFSELAVETTGTEQILHQGRLLAGAPLVLEDLGHRVIAYELGDASAAQVLDQWERRSRAAGDGVSMPLGNERWTTSLVGPRRNPWGRLVLLGGTLDDDAARTLLERTAQALTVARLVERERRGEEHRTHAGLLAELLAGRAIDGPDLRTRASAAGLTTTGPYLPLTLVPTRGRPTGTSPASGEAPGSDPAARVRDIVAAQLRAAGRPGLVASTQPGTVTAVLGLNSADEDRLLERLAPAVHERIAAEGEGTTWVIGVGRRASTLAGIGPLLDESGHAAEAAAAQQEHGPGSRPFHRSADVRLRGVLSLLRDDPRLVAFAEAELGPLLAHDAKHHTTLADLLGEFLRHGGNKTELARRSHLSRPALYNRLATIESVLDVDLADAESRVSLHVAALLRELRGARNETG, encoded by the coding sequence ATGGTGCGGCAACTGACCGTGAGCGACATCGTGGCCCTGTCCCTCGTCCAGGAGGCGCTGCCGGAAGTCGTCTCCCCCGCCACCGCCGACCGCCCCGTGCGCTGGGTCCACGTCAGCGAACTGGAAGAGCTCTCGGCACTGCTCAAGGGCGGCGAGCTGATCCTGACCACCGGCATCGGCATCGGCCACACCGACGCGGAACAACGCGACTACCTGCGCAACCTCGACCGCGCCGGAGCCGCGGGACTGGTCATCGAACTCGGGCGCCAGTTCGACCAGCCCCCGCGGGGCCTCGCACGGGCCGCGGAGGAACTGGCCTTCCCACTGGTGGTGCTGCACCGCCCGCTGCGGTTCGTCGCGCTCACCGAGGCGGTGCACGCACGCATCATCGACGAGCAGGTCGAACGGCTGAGCTTCTCCGAACGAGTGCACCGCACCTTCTCGGAACTCGCCGTCGAAACCACCGGCACCGAGCAGATCCTGCACCAGGGACGACTCCTGGCAGGAGCACCGCTCGTGCTGGAGGACCTCGGGCACCGCGTGATCGCCTACGAACTCGGCGACGCCTCGGCCGCCCAGGTGCTCGACCAGTGGGAACGACGTTCCCGCGCCGCGGGCGACGGGGTCAGCATGCCCCTCGGCAACGAACGCTGGACCACCTCACTGGTGGGACCCCGACGCAACCCGTGGGGCAGGCTCGTCCTCCTCGGCGGCACGCTGGACGACGACGCGGCCCGCACCCTGCTCGAACGAACGGCCCAGGCGCTCACCGTCGCTCGCCTGGTCGAACGCGAACGGCGCGGGGAGGAACACCGCACCCACGCCGGACTGCTGGCCGAACTGCTGGCCGGACGGGCGATCGACGGGCCCGACCTGCGCACCCGCGCCTCCGCGGCCGGGCTCACCACCACCGGCCCCTACCTCCCGCTCACCCTGGTCCCCACCCGCGGCAGGCCCACCGGGACGAGCCCCGCGTCCGGGGAGGCCCCCGGCAGCGACCCGGCCGCCCGGGTGCGCGACATCGTCGCCGCCCAGCTGCGCGCGGCGGGCCGACCGGGGCTGGTCGCCTCCACCCAGCCGGGCACCGTCACCGCCGTGCTCGGCCTGAACTCCGCCGACGAGGACCGGCTCCTGGAAAGGCTCGCCCCGGCAGTGCACGAGCGGATCGCCGCCGAAGGCGAGGGGACCACCTGGGTGATCGGCGTCGGGCGCCGCGCGAGCACACTGGCCGGCATCGGACCGCTGCTCGACGAGTCCGGGCACGCGGCCGAGGCCGCGGCCGCACAACAGGAGCACGGCCCGGGGAGCCGCCCCTTCCACCGCAGCGCCGACGTGCGGCTGCGCGGCGTGCTCTCGCTGCTGCGCGACGACCCCCGCCTGGTCGCCTTCGCCGAGGCGGAACTGGGACCGCTGCTGGCCCACGACGCGAAACACCACACCACGCTCGCCGACCTGCTCGGCGAGTTCCTGCGCCACGGCGGCAACAAGACGGAACTGGCCAGACGCTCCCACCTCAGCCGACCGGCGCTGTACAACCGGCTGGCCACGATCGAGTCCGTGCTCGACGTGGACCTCGCCGACGCGGAGTCCCGGGTGTCCCTGCACGTCGCCGCGCTGCTGCGCGAGCTCCGCGGCGCGCGGAACGAGACGGGGTGA
- the mnhG gene encoding monovalent cation/H(+) antiporter subunit G — protein sequence MIWAGTVVATLGALLCLIAAVGLVRLSDPLSRLQAVTKASTLGLALSLTGAVLALPAVDVAVKAVIVVVFYWLVAPVSGHLIGRAAYRTEPGRVLRVDEAVEHFDPPGGEHPDGRA from the coding sequence ATGATCTGGGCGGGCACGGTCGTCGCGACCCTCGGCGCGCTGCTGTGCCTGATCGCCGCCGTGGGACTGGTGCGGCTGTCCGACCCGCTCTCCCGGCTGCAGGCGGTGACCAAGGCCAGCACGCTCGGACTCGCGCTCTCGCTGACCGGGGCGGTGCTCGCCCTGCCCGCGGTGGACGTCGCGGTGAAGGCCGTGATCGTCGTGGTCTTCTACTGGCTGGTGGCTCCTGTCTCCGGACATCTCATCGGGCGGGCCGCCTACCGCACCGAGCCCGGAAGGGTGCTGCGGGTCGATGAAGCCGTCGAGCACTTCGATCCTCCGGGCGGTGAACACCCGGACGGGAGGGCTTGA
- a CDS encoding monovalent cation/H+ antiporter complex subunit F — protein sequence MTPVDLPLAVLAIGFALALGRVAWGPSPADRVIAAELAFVVLLAGLGLLAARLESTHVLTVAVIVALLQFVTTAALAYLIQRTHTGEEDSE from the coding sequence ATGACACCGGTGGATCTGCCGCTGGCCGTGCTCGCGATCGGTTTCGCGCTCGCGTTGGGGCGTGTCGCGTGGGGACCGTCACCCGCCGATCGGGTGATCGCCGCCGAACTCGCCTTCGTCGTGCTGCTCGCCGGGTTGGGGCTGCTCGCCGCCCGACTCGAGTCCACGCACGTTCTCACCGTCGCGGTCATCGTAGCGCTGCTTCAGTTCGTCACCACGGCCGCGCTGGCCTATCTGATCCAGCGCACCCACACGGGTGAGGAGGATTCGGAATGA
- a CDS encoding Na+/H+ antiporter subunit E, with product MTPLRRIRRLAALVLTFADQLVRANFEVTRTVVTPGTVDAAVLALELETGNPWLITTLANLISLTPGTLTLDVAEDRSSMYVHVLATRPLEDRRDDLRKMQRLLLEAVG from the coding sequence ATGACTCCGCTGCGACGAATTCGGCGGCTGGCGGCACTGGTGCTGACCTTCGCGGACCAGCTCGTACGTGCCAACTTCGAGGTGACCCGCACAGTGGTCACTCCGGGAACGGTCGATGCCGCGGTGCTCGCCCTCGAGCTGGAAACCGGAAATCCCTGGTTGATCACCACACTCGCGAACCTGATCTCGTTGACGCCCGGCACGCTCACGCTCGACGTGGCCGAGGACCGGAGCAGCATGTACGTCCACGTGCTAGCGACCCGACCGTTGGAGGACCGTCGGGACGATCTCCGCAAGATGCAGCGTCTGCTCCTGGAGGCGGTGGGATGA
- a CDS encoding complex I subunit 5 family protein, with the protein MVITQLLLLSPLIAPLAAAAFAALGRRWNGVQRAVTIAALVVVIAAGVLLVVESLSSGVVSTVVGGKSSLTGIALTADPFGAALVAATGLLAAVVTATMAMTGDDHSPFLQPLMLVLIGGASGSFIAGDLFNLFVFFEVVLIGSYVLLILLGGLPQLRAASVYVTVNLIGTMLLLTGIAGVFAATGTVNLARLAQQPVVDSGAMPGAVLVVLAFTLKAGLLPFSGWLAVGYPAAQRTTMALFAGTLTTVGVAALYRVVLLAFDGSSVLRSGVLVVAVATLLLASVAAVAAKQHGRVLGLLIVTQVGFMAAGFALGTVAAVTAGVFFILQDVVIKAAAILAYRPLGDSTVPAGGVRAVALTGFALLALSLVGIPPLAGFVGKALLVEAAFDAGSVVVAVAVLVASAATLAALLPLWWHVSGRGGDRAR; encoded by the coding sequence ATGGTGATTACCCAGCTGCTGCTGTTGAGTCCGCTGATCGCGCCGCTGGCCGCGGCGGCGTTCGCGGCGCTCGGGCGACGTTGGAACGGCGTCCAACGCGCGGTCACCATCGCGGCGCTGGTGGTGGTGATCGCCGCGGGGGTGCTGCTCGTCGTCGAGTCGTTGTCCTCGGGGGTCGTGTCCACGGTCGTGGGTGGCAAGAGTTCCCTGACCGGCATCGCGTTGACGGCCGATCCGTTCGGGGCGGCGCTCGTGGCGGCCACCGGACTGCTGGCGGCGGTGGTCACCGCGACGATGGCCATGACCGGAGACGATCACTCGCCCTTCCTGCAGCCGTTGATGTTGGTGCTGATCGGTGGGGCATCCGGCAGCTTCATCGCCGGTGACCTGTTCAATCTCTTCGTGTTCTTCGAGGTGGTGCTCATCGGCAGCTACGTGCTGCTGATCCTGCTCGGCGGACTGCCCCAGCTGCGCGCGGCCAGCGTCTACGTCACGGTCAACTTGATCGGGACGATGCTGCTGCTGACCGGGATCGCCGGTGTTTTCGCCGCGACCGGCACCGTGAACCTGGCGCGGCTGGCCCAGCAGCCGGTGGTCGACTCCGGGGCCATGCCGGGGGCCGTGCTGGTGGTGCTGGCCTTCACGCTCAAGGCCGGTCTGCTGCCGTTCTCCGGCTGGCTCGCTGTTGGTTATCCCGCTGCCCAGCGCACCACGATGGCGTTGTTCGCAGGCACGCTGACCACCGTCGGTGTGGCAGCGCTGTACCGGGTGGTGCTGCTGGCCTTCGACGGTTCGAGCGTCCTGCGGAGCGGTGTTCTCGTCGTCGCCGTCGCGACCCTGCTGCTCGCGTCGGTGGCGGCCGTGGCGGCGAAACAGCACGGGCGGGTTCTCGGGTTGCTGATCGTGACTCAGGTCGGGTTCATGGCCGCCGGCTTCGCTCTGGGAACCGTTGCCGCCGTGACCGCGGGAGTGTTCTTCATCCTGCAGGACGTGGTCATCAAGGCAGCCGCCATTCTGGCCTATCGTCCGCTCGGTGATTCCACCGTGCCCGCGGGAGGAGTGCGGGCGGTGGCTTTGACCGGTTTCGCGCTGCTCGCGTTGTCGCTGGTTGGGATTCCGCCACTGGCCGGTTTCGTCGGCAAGGCGTTGCTCGTGGAAGCCGCCTTCGACGCGGGCTCGGTCGTGGTGGCCGTCGCGGTCCTGGTGGCCTCCGCGGCGACGCTCGCGGCCCTGCTGCCGCTGTGGTGGCACGTGAGTGGGAGGGGGGGAGACCGAGCCCGGTAG
- a CDS encoding sodium:proton antiporter, translating to MSAAIATGALAAAGIYLLLHGSLVRVVIGFLLLQHAVNLLLVTARSPQRDEAPILPAAVPQDPLGQAFVLTAIVIGFASVIFLLALTLRYVRAARAAGPADRNSSGVDDAPREGGDHASW from the coding sequence ATGAGCGCCGCGATCGCGACCGGAGCGCTCGCCGCGGCGGGGATCTACCTGCTGCTCCACGGGAGTCTCGTCCGCGTGGTGATCGGTTTCCTGCTGCTGCAGCACGCGGTCAACCTCCTGCTGGTCACCGCACGTTCTCCTCAGCGGGACGAGGCGCCGATCCTGCCCGCGGCCGTGCCGCAGGACCCGCTCGGGCAGGCGTTCGTGCTCACCGCGATCGTGATCGGTTTCGCATCGGTGATATTCCTGCTGGCGCTCACGCTGCGGTACGTGCGGGCGGCCCGCGCGGCCGGGCCGGCCGACCGGAACAGCAGCGGGGTCGACGACGCCCCTCGGGAAGGAGGGGACCACGCATCATGGTGA
- a CDS encoding MnhB domain-containing protein produces the protein MNTLISRIAARVITPLAVALGILLYLRGHFTLGGGFLAAVVIGIAAVFRHITIGAKSVERLLDRGTGDVVGAGILLMILYGFAGYLWGSGFFASAELHLRLPALGEVTVPSTLLFELGIALTVVGIVVAVIHELGGER, from the coding sequence GTGAACACGCTGATCAGCCGAATCGCCGCCCGCGTGATCACTCCGCTGGCCGTGGCGCTGGGAATCCTGCTGTACCTGCGGGGGCATTTCACGCTGGGCGGTGGTTTCCTCGCCGCCGTGGTGATCGGAATCGCCGCCGTGTTCCGCCACATCACGATCGGGGCGAAATCCGTCGAACGGCTCCTCGACCGCGGAACCGGCGATGTCGTCGGTGCCGGGATACTGCTGATGATTCTCTACGGTTTCGCGGGATACCTGTGGGGAAGCGGGTTTTTCGCCTCGGCGGAGCTGCATCTGCGACTTCCCGCTCTCGGTGAGGTGACGGTGCCCTCGACGCTGCTGTTCGAACTGGGGATCGCGTTGACCGTGGTGGGCATCGTGGTGGCCGTCATTCACGAACTCGGGGGAGAGCGATGA
- the mbhE gene encoding hydrogen gas-evolving membrane-bound hydrogenase subunit E gives MRAEALLLAVPSVLLVATLGAVPLARRFGVGAGYPLAVLTAGAGVLLLTLLGDALEDPITVAGEWLPTLGAQWSLRLDALGLVFALVVTFVGAVVLAYSPRYLHGGETDPSRYYGALAGFAAAMTLLVLAGDALVLYVGWEITTLASYLLIASVRAGRRAATRALLITFVGGLALLAAILLAGAWLNTVALTELTDPARWVGAPLMPFLVLLVVAAAVKSVQVPFHVWLPSAMVAPTPVSAYLHAAAMVTAGLYLLLRFAEPIGTRPAVGAAVAALGAVTALFAAAAAVRRRDMKELLAFSTISQLGFMMALVGIGTEKAITGAVVYFLAHATYKSALFLCAGAYDHAVGTRALPELAGSARRLPLTTGAMVLACLSMAGLPPALGYVGKEAALKGVLHPPDALRFAVLVCIVVAQALTVAYSVRLAAAPFRHGARARPDERRPSEVPEWPMALWPAVLSVATVWLGTVTAAFTPLRLTPLTDAATEVAVGAAPGTSLALWHGVTPAFLVSLGIFGAGGVLFVLWRIRGWWRLLPDEVGSRAVDAFGGLLRSCGRPVERVLVSPVPATHLTIVFLVSSVVVWVALLAFSAAVGPEGEAAPRWVVSVLIAAAAVAVAVTQNWLTAFATLAAVGFLVSAWYVLLGAPQLAAVQLVVDGLTVILALFVLRHLPRRYVDVRWPRRVWAAGVALAGGVTFAGLSLFQRNASLPPASESYLAEARSSSTGNVVTEILSHYRALDTLGETAVIAVAAIGVAAVLRMRREGS, from the coding sequence GTGCGGGCTGAAGCGCTGCTGCTCGCCGTTCCGAGTGTGCTGCTGGTGGCCACGCTCGGGGCGGTGCCACTCGCCCGCCGGTTCGGTGTCGGTGCGGGCTATCCGCTGGCCGTGCTCACCGCGGGTGCCGGGGTCCTGCTGTTGACGCTGCTCGGGGACGCGCTCGAGGACCCGATCACGGTGGCGGGGGAGTGGCTCCCGACGCTGGGAGCACAGTGGAGTCTGCGGCTCGACGCGTTGGGCCTCGTCTTCGCCCTGGTGGTCACCTTCGTGGGTGCGGTGGTGCTGGCCTACTCGCCACGATATCTCCACGGTGGGGAGACCGATCCGTCGCGTTACTACGGTGCGCTGGCGGGATTCGCGGCGGCGATGACACTGCTGGTGCTCGCCGGGGACGCGCTCGTGCTGTACGTCGGGTGGGAGATCACGACCCTGGCCTCCTACCTGCTCATCGCGTCGGTGCGGGCCGGACGCCGCGCCGCGACGCGCGCCCTGCTGATCACGTTCGTCGGCGGGCTGGCGCTGCTGGCCGCGATCCTGCTGGCCGGGGCCTGGCTGAACACCGTGGCACTGACCGAGCTCACCGACCCGGCCCGCTGGGTCGGGGCACCGCTGATGCCGTTCCTGGTGCTGCTGGTCGTCGCCGCCGCGGTGAAATCGGTGCAGGTGCCGTTCCACGTGTGGCTGCCGAGCGCGATGGTGGCCCCCACCCCGGTCAGTGCCTATCTGCACGCCGCGGCGATGGTAACGGCGGGGCTCTACCTGCTGCTGCGCTTCGCGGAGCCGATCGGCACGCGACCGGCTGTCGGGGCGGCTGTCGCCGCGCTCGGGGCGGTCACCGCGCTGTTCGCCGCGGCGGCGGCCGTGCGCCGCAGAGACATGAAGGAGCTGCTGGCGTTCTCGACGATCAGTCAGCTCGGTTTCATGATGGCGCTGGTCGGCATCGGCACCGAGAAGGCGATCACCGGTGCTGTCGTCTACTTCCTCGCGCACGCCACGTACAAGAGCGCGCTGTTCTTGTGCGCCGGGGCTTACGACCACGCGGTGGGAACGCGGGCGTTGCCCGAGCTAGCCGGGTCGGCTCGCCGGCTGCCGTTGACCACCGGCGCGATGGTGTTGGCGTGCTTGTCGATGGCCGGTCTGCCACCGGCGCTGGGCTACGTCGGCAAGGAAGCGGCGCTCAAGGGGGTGCTGCACCCTCCCGACGCGCTGCGCTTCGCGGTGCTGGTCTGCATCGTGGTCGCGCAGGCGCTCACTGTCGCCTACAGTGTTCGTCTCGCAGCCGCCCCGTTCCGGCACGGGGCGCGCGCTCGTCCCGACGAGCGCAGGCCGTCCGAAGTCCCGGAGTGGCCGATGGCGCTGTGGCCTGCGGTTTTGTCCGTGGCGACAGTTTGGTTGGGGACGGTCACCGCGGCGTTCACACCGTTGCGGCTCACGCCGTTGACGGACGCCGCCACCGAGGTCGCGGTGGGAGCTGCCCCCGGCACCTCGCTCGCTCTGTGGCACGGGGTCACTCCGGCGTTTCTCGTCTCGCTGGGGATCTTCGGCGCGGGCGGGGTGCTGTTCGTGCTGTGGCGGATACGGGGCTGGTGGCGGTTGCTGCCGGACGAGGTCGGTTCCCGGGCGGTCGACGCCTTCGGAGGTCTCCTGCGGAGCTGTGGGCGTCCCGTCGAGCGGGTCCTCGTGAGCCCGGTACCGGCGACCCACTTGACGATCGTGTTCCTGGTGTCCTCCGTGGTGGTGTGGGTGGCGCTGCTCGCGTTTTCCGCTGCGGTCGGACCCGAGGGTGAGGCGGCACCGCGTTGGGTGGTGTCGGTGCTGATCGCGGCCGCCGCCGTGGCCGTCGCGGTGACGCAGAACTGGCTGACGGCGTTCGCGACGTTGGCCGCGGTGGGGTTTCTGGTCTCGGCGTGGTACGTCCTGCTCGGCGCACCGCAACTCGCGGCCGTACAGCTCGTCGTCGACGGTCTGACGGTGATACTGGCGTTGTTCGTTCTCCGGCACCTGCCGCGCAGGTACGTCGACGTGCGGTGGCCCCGGCGGGTGTGGGCCGCGGGCGTGGCCCTCGCCGGGGGCGTCACGTTCGCGGGCTTGTCGTTGTTCCAGCGCAACGCGTCACTGCCACCGGCTTCCGAGTCCTATCTCGCCGAAGCGCGTTCCTCGAGTACCGGAAACGTGGTCACCGAGATCCTGAGTCACTACCGCGCGTTGGACACGCTCGGTGAGACCGCGGTGATCGCGGTGGCCGCGATCGGCGTCGCCGCCGTGCTGCGCATGCGGAGGGAGGGGTCGTGA
- a CDS encoding LacI family DNA-binding transcriptional regulator has product MGSRKPTIYDVARRCGVAASTVSRTFSAPGRVNPTTQELVRNAAQEIGYEPRPLARFESPGRIRTLMLLIPDISNPYYSALIKAAQARANQHNYTLTLTDSDESPQVEASNLRQVLAATSGGILATSRLSGEFVRQLARYRPLVMINREIESVPSLVWDTVRGVREAVDHLAALGHRRIAYLSGPRNSWMNGTRWRAVQEETAALGMRAVFLGPFTPDRSSGAEATAAVTAEPVTAAIAYNDLLAISVMQHLRERNLHVPRELSLIGCDDIFGAELTVPGLTTISGPTSEIGRRAVDVVLSGPTVRGARDETTTFSSHLVLRSSTAPPMNCN; this is encoded by the coding sequence ATGGGATCCCGAAAACCGACGATCTACGACGTGGCACGCCGCTGCGGAGTCGCCGCGTCCACAGTGTCCAGAACCTTCAGCGCACCGGGACGGGTCAATCCGACGACGCAGGAACTGGTCCGAAACGCCGCCCAGGAGATCGGCTACGAACCCCGCCCGCTCGCCAGGTTCGAGTCCCCGGGGCGGATCCGCACGCTGATGCTGCTGATCCCCGACATCTCGAACCCCTACTACTCGGCGCTGATCAAGGCGGCACAGGCCCGGGCGAACCAGCACAACTACACGCTGACGCTCACCGACAGCGACGAATCACCGCAGGTCGAGGCGAGCAACCTGCGCCAAGTGCTCGCCGCCACCAGCGGTGGCATCCTGGCGACCTCACGGCTGTCCGGGGAGTTCGTGCGCCAGCTGGCCAGATACCGCCCACTGGTGATGATCAACAGGGAGATCGAGAGCGTCCCCAGCCTCGTCTGGGACACCGTCCGGGGAGTGCGCGAGGCGGTGGATCACCTGGCAGCACTCGGACACCGCCGGATCGCCTACCTGTCCGGCCCCCGCAACTCGTGGATGAACGGCACGCGCTGGCGCGCCGTGCAGGAGGAGACCGCCGCGCTCGGCATGCGGGCGGTGTTCCTCGGCCCGTTCACCCCCGACCGCAGCAGCGGGGCCGAAGCCACCGCCGCCGTCACCGCCGAACCCGTGACCGCCGCCATCGCCTACAACGACCTGCTGGCGATCAGTGTCATGCAGCACCTCCGCGAGCGGAACCTGCACGTGCCCCGGGAGCTGAGCCTGATCGGCTGCGACGACATCTTCGGCGCCGAGCTGACCGTTCCCGGCCTGACCACGATCTCGGGCCCGACCTCGGAAATCGGCAGGCGTGCCGTGGACGTGGTGCTGTCCGGGCCCACGGTGCGCGGCGCCCGCGACGAGACGACCACCTTCTCCTCGCACCTCGTGCTCCGGTCCTCCACCGCCCCGCCGATGAACTGCAACTAA